The Rugosibacter aromaticivorans region GTTGCTCGCCCAGAACCAGGGAGGGTTGCTGTGGCGACCCGGCGGTAAAGCTGGACATGGGGATTTTTGCGAGCTGAAAAAACCAGGAAAATCCTGGTGGCGCATATTCGCCAAAGGGCACCAGATGCCGCTTGGCGTAGGCGCTGGCTTGTCTGGAGGCGCCCAGCGACGGGTTCAAAGATTCAAAAAAAGTCGGCGCTAGCAACACGGCGCCATTGGCATAACCGCCGTCTTTTGTGGCGATGGGCGCGCCGATCAAAGCTGCGCCGTGGCGCGTAAAGCCTTGTAGCACATCACGCGGCACTTCGTTAAACATCAGGGGCAGGGCGGTTTCGGGCAACACGGTGAGCGCGGCGGGATGTTGTTGCGCGAGTCGTGTGTAAGTGTCGATGGAGAGCATCAAGCGATTCGGGTCCCACTTCAAACTTTGCGGCACATTGCCTTGCAACAGCGCAACGGTGAGTGGCGCACCCACTGGATGCGTCCAGTCCATCTGCCGCAATAAGGCGCCGCTGGCGAAAAGTAGGGCGATGGCCAACCATGCCAGCAGCGGCTTGCCGCGTGTTGCGATGAGCACTGCGCTCAGGCTGCCGATCAGGGCAACGATAAAGCCAACACCATACACACCGAGCACCGCGCCCCAGCCAGCCAGCGGGCTGGACGGACTTTGCGCATAGCCGACAGCGAGCCAGGGAAAGCCGGTGAACACCGTGCCGCGCAGCCATTCGGTGAGCGTCCATAGGCCAGCAAAAAGGAGCGCGCAGCGCCAGGGCGCGGTGCGCTGTTGCCAGCGTGCAAAAAGCCCACCGGCAAGGGCAGGGAAGAGGGCGAGCGTTAAGCAGAACAGCAGGGTAGCCAGAGCAGCCAGTGGGGCAGCCATACCACCAAACTCGCTCAAGCTGACATATACCCAGGACACGCCGGTGAGAAAGCAACCCAATCCCCAGCTCAAACCTAGCAGTGCGGCTTGCCGTGGCGAAGCGGTGCGCTGCCACAGCATGAATAATCCCATTAGAGAAAAAGTCGGCGCTGGCCAGACGCCGAAGGGCGCAAAGCCTGTGGTGCATAGCGCACCTAGAAAGAAGGCCAGAAAGGGGATTGTCAAGCCCTTGGCCAGCAAGGTGGAAACGCGCGAGGCAACGGGGTCAGTCTGCAACGCGTTGCGGCCTTTCATTCTTCGGTAACAGTGAGCGGCAAGCCTTTTTGCGGATCGACCAGCAGGGTATGAACACGGCGGCTATCGGCACGCAGAATTTGAAAGCGCAAGCCTTCGATGTCGATGACTTCATTGCGTTTGGGTAGCCGTCCGAGATGATGGATGACCAGGCCGCCGACGGTATCGAAATGTTCGTCAGCATAGTGCGTGCCAAAAGCGGCGTTGAAATCCGCGATTTCGGTAATGGCTTTGACACGGTAGCTGCCGCTGTTGTCGAGCACGATGGTGCCTTCGGTTTCATCGAAATCGTATTCGTCTTCAATGTCGCCCACGATCTGCTCGAGTACATCTTCAATAGTCACAATACCTGCCACGCCGCCATATTCATCAACCACGACCGCCATGTGGTTGCGCGAAGCGCGAAATTCGCGCAGCAGCACATTCAGGCGTTTTGATTCGGGGATAAAAATTGCGGGCCGCAGGCTGCCGCGCAGATCAAA contains the following coding sequences:
- the lnt gene encoding apolipoprotein N-acyltransferase, giving the protein MKGRNALQTDPVASRVSTLLAKGLTIPFLAFFLGALCTTGFAPFGVWPAPTFSLMGLFMLWQRTASPRQAALLGLSWGLGCFLTGVSWVYVSLSEFGGMAAPLAALATLLFCLTLALFPALAGGLFARWQQRTAPWRCALLFAGLWTLTEWLRGTVFTGFPWLAVGYAQSPSSPLAGWGAVLGVYGVGFIVALIGSLSAVLIATRGKPLLAWLAIALLFASGALLRQMDWTHPVGAPLTVALLQGNVPQSLKWDPNRLMLSIDTYTRLAQQHPAALTVLPETALPLMFNEVPRDVLQGFTRHGAALIGAPIATKDGGYANGAVLLAPTFFESLNPSLGASRQASAYAKRHLVPFGEYAPPGFSWFFQLAKIPMSSFTAGSPQQPSLVLGEQHIAPNICYEDLFGEELLNALPHATLLVNLSNTAWFGDSLAQPQHLQIAQMRALETGRTMLRATNTGMTAMIAPNGIVTAVLPPFTTAALMVTAQGYSGLTPYARWGNLLALVLAALACLPAVRRANRRHAVSSTG
- a CDS encoding HlyC/CorC family transporter; translation: MDPSSRPSFIERLSSLLMREPEDREQLLHLLHNAFERHLMDADALSIIEGALSVADMPVRDVMVPRAQMDVVEINDPPEKIIELVVKTAHSRFPVISEGKDDVIGILLAKDLLHHFSDKEFDLRGSLRPAIFIPESKRLNVLLREFRASRNHMAVVVDEYGGVAGIVTIEDVLEQIVGDIEDEYDFDETEGTIVLDNSGSYRVKAITEIADFNAAFGTHYADEHFDTVGGLVIHHLGRLPKRNEVIDIEGLRFQILRADSRRVHTLLVDPQKGLPLTVTEE